A stretch of Exiguobacterium sp. BMC-KP DNA encodes these proteins:
- a CDS encoding DUF402 domain-containing protein, with protein sequence MIKKRYADRRDWHRIIQRHYVQEQVENEVFQGQVTLLQLIEVASPLDVRYGDETIRIADDGYVWVQQFPNDAHHAVTSMFDASGRLVQTYVDICLRTGVEDGRIYWEDLFLDLIALPSGQVLLVDADELEAAREQGDVSQADYALAWAEAKRLQKQLEDGSFHLVAHAEVMKKRLEQQLKQGTSR encoded by the coding sequence ATGATAAAAAAACGCTATGCCGATCGGCGTGACTGGCATCGTATTATACAGCGACACTATGTTCAAGAACAGGTCGAGAATGAAGTGTTTCAAGGGCAAGTGACGCTTCTTCAGCTTATTGAAGTCGCTTCACCATTAGATGTCCGTTATGGTGACGAAACGATTCGAATCGCTGATGATGGTTACGTCTGGGTACAACAATTTCCAAACGATGCTCATCACGCGGTGACCTCGATGTTTGATGCTTCTGGTCGGTTAGTTCAGACCTATGTCGATATCTGTCTTCGTACTGGGGTCGAGGACGGACGTATTTACTGGGAGGATCTATTTCTCGATCTGATCGCTCTGCCGTCGGGACAAGTCTTACTAGTCGACGCGGATGAACTGGAAGCAGCACGGGAGCAAGGGGATGTCTCACAAGCAGACTACGCGCTCGCTTGGGCGGAGGCAAAACGGCTCCAGAAACAACTAGAAGATGGATCTTTTCATCTCGTCGCACATGCCGAAGTTATGAAAAAACGTTTAGAACAGCAACTCAAACAGGGAACCTCGCGCTGA
- a CDS encoding beta-glucoside-specific PTS transporter subunit IIABC → MGKVRDYQRLAHSILEAVGGEENVISAVRCATRLRLVLKRSDPAAKETVSTLPGVITVVESGGQFQIVIGQHVGEVHQEFLKLVNLDQPEAEEAPKGTVLNRIIATMSAVFAPFVYILAAAGILQGTLILTTLAFPAFAKTGTYEVFSFISWAPFTFLPIFIAITAANHFKVNAFIAVACSAALVSPTWADIATRITAGESITFLGIALSGTTYTSSVLPPLFLVWILSYVEKFLNKTIHEVIRPLFVPFFSMVLMVPLTILLIGPITTLGAEGIANGYNYLAENAPAVAGLIIGGFWQVIVIFGVHWGVTPMVLANFEQYGRDSFQAYQTIAVIAQIGAVIGVILKARNKETKKVGVSAGLTGIFGITEPAIYGVTLRFKKPFIYGCISGAIGAVTASFFKPYYFAYAGLPGPLTLVNGIDSDYPSSIIGLLIGTAIALILPIVLIQVFGFGEQAAPVVATETTATPVAEQEVSATLTNEETLRAPLEGTIVALSDVPDPVFASGAMGQGVAIRPTGNEVTAPFEGTVVMIAPSGHAIGLRSTSGVEVLIHVGLETVTLDGKPFTLHVKEGEAVKTGDRLVTFDATAIEAHGLETITPIIITNTQSYAQILPTDETVTTANTRILTIIK, encoded by the coding sequence ATGGGTAAGGTTCGCGATTATCAACGACTGGCGCACTCGATTTTAGAAGCCGTCGGTGGAGAAGAGAACGTCATCAGTGCTGTTCGATGCGCTACACGGCTTCGTCTTGTCTTAAAACGATCGGACCCGGCAGCGAAAGAAACGGTCAGTACATTACCTGGCGTCATTACAGTCGTCGAGTCAGGAGGACAGTTTCAAATCGTCATTGGTCAACACGTAGGTGAAGTCCATCAAGAATTTCTGAAGCTCGTCAATCTTGATCAGCCAGAAGCGGAAGAGGCACCGAAAGGGACGGTCCTCAACCGAATCATTGCAACGATGTCAGCCGTTTTTGCACCATTCGTCTATATCTTGGCTGCAGCGGGGATTCTGCAGGGAACTTTGATTTTGACGACACTTGCTTTTCCGGCATTCGCAAAGACGGGTACCTATGAAGTCTTCAGTTTTATCTCATGGGCACCATTCACGTTCTTACCGATCTTCATTGCCATTACGGCAGCGAATCATTTTAAGGTCAACGCCTTCATCGCTGTTGCCTGTAGTGCGGCACTGGTCAGTCCGACGTGGGCGGACATCGCGACGCGTATCACTGCTGGTGAATCCATCACGTTTCTAGGAATTGCTTTATCCGGAACAACCTATACGTCATCCGTGTTACCGCCATTATTCCTCGTCTGGATTCTGTCTTATGTCGAAAAATTCCTGAACAAGACGATCCATGAAGTCATTCGTCCATTGTTCGTTCCGTTCTTCAGCATGGTGTTAATGGTTCCACTTACGATTCTATTGATTGGACCGATTACGACACTTGGTGCAGAAGGGATTGCAAACGGGTATAACTACTTAGCAGAGAATGCTCCTGCGGTCGCTGGTCTGATCATTGGTGGCTTCTGGCAAGTCATCGTCATCTTCGGTGTTCACTGGGGTGTCACGCCGATGGTTCTCGCGAACTTCGAGCAATACGGTCGCGATTCGTTCCAAGCGTATCAAACGATTGCTGTCATCGCTCAAATTGGTGCCGTCATCGGCGTTATCTTAAAAGCACGAAATAAAGAAACGAAAAAAGTTGGTGTCTCAGCCGGATTGACGGGTATTTTCGGGATCACAGAACCAGCCATTTATGGCGTGACGCTTCGCTTTAAGAAGCCCTTCATCTATGGTTGTATCTCTGGTGCAATCGGTGCTGTCACGGCGAGTTTCTTTAAACCGTATTACTTTGCCTATGCCGGATTACCGGGACCATTGACACTCGTCAACGGAATTGATTCTGACTACCCGTCGTCCATCATCGGTTTATTGATTGGAACAGCGATTGCCTTGATTCTGCCGATTGTTTTGATTCAAGTATTCGGTTTTGGTGAACAAGCAGCACCTGTCGTCGCGACTGAAACGACAGCGACACCTGTAGCTGAACAAGAAGTCAGTGCGACACTGACGAACGAAGAGACGTTGCGTGCACCGCTTGAAGGAACAATCGTTGCCTTATCGGATGTACCAGATCCCGTCTTTGCTTCGGGGGCAATGGGTCAGGGAGTAGCGATTCGTCCAACAGGCAATGAGGTGACGGCACCATTTGAAGGAACCGTCGTCATGATTGCCCCATCTGGTCACGCAATCGGGCTACGGTCAACGAGCGGCGTCGAAGTTTTGATCCATGTCGGTCTCGAGACGGTGACGCTTGACGGGAAGCCATTTACGCTCCACGTGAAAGAAGGTGAAGCGGTGAAGACCGGTGATCGATTGGTGACGTTTGATGCTACAGCGATTGAAGCGCATGGACTCGAGACGATTACGCCGATCATCATCACGAACACCCAAAGTTATGCGCAAATCTTGCCGACGGACGAGACCGTCACGACGGCAAATACACGGATTTTAACAATCATCAAGTAA
- the bglA gene encoding 6-phospho-beta-glucosidase BglA gives MKTLPNDFLWGGALAAHQFEGGWNAGGKGPSVVDVLTAGAHGVARRITDQVEENEFYPNHEAIDFYHRYKEDIALFAEMGLKCLRTSIGWSRIFPNGDEAEPNEEGLQFYDDVFDELLKYGIEPIITLSHFEMPLHLAREYGGFRNRKVALFFEKFAEVCFTRYKDKVKYWMTFNEINNKMDVSNPLFLWTNSGVLLDPEENAMEVMYQTGHHELLASALAVAKGKAINPDFKIGAMVSHVPIYPYSSHPEDILLAETSMRQRYFFPDVQVRGYYPSYALNEFKREGYNIPILDGDSEILRNGTVDYLGFSYYMSTTVKHDAVVNNTGNIVNGGLANGVENPYIQSSDWGWAIDPVGLRYAMNRLYDRYQIPLFIVENGFGAIDTIEDGQIHDTARIDYLRAHIEAFKTAVLEDGVELIGYTPWGVIDIVSFTTGEMKKRYGMIYVDRDNEGNGTMERMKKDSFDWYRHVIETNGAALHGSETAK, from the coding sequence ATGAAGACATTACCAAACGATTTTCTATGGGGTGGTGCGCTAGCAGCGCATCAATTCGAGGGTGGCTGGAACGCTGGTGGCAAAGGACCGAGCGTCGTTGATGTATTGACGGCAGGAGCACACGGCGTCGCACGACGTATCACGGATCAGGTAGAGGAGAATGAATTCTATCCGAACCACGAGGCGATTGATTTTTATCACCGTTATAAAGAAGATATCGCGCTATTCGCTGAAATGGGACTGAAGTGCCTTCGGACATCGATCGGTTGGAGTCGGATTTTCCCGAACGGAGACGAAGCGGAACCGAACGAAGAAGGGCTCCAGTTCTATGATGACGTCTTCGATGAATTACTGAAATATGGCATTGAGCCAATCATTACATTGTCGCATTTTGAGATGCCACTTCACCTTGCGCGTGAATATGGCGGTTTCCGTAATCGGAAAGTGGCGCTGTTCTTCGAGAAATTCGCAGAAGTCTGTTTCACGCGCTATAAAGACAAAGTTAAGTACTGGATGACGTTCAACGAAATCAACAACAAGATGGACGTTAGCAATCCATTATTCCTCTGGACGAATTCTGGTGTCTTACTCGATCCGGAAGAAAACGCGATGGAAGTCATGTATCAAACGGGACATCATGAGTTGCTCGCGAGTGCGCTTGCCGTTGCCAAAGGAAAAGCGATCAATCCGGACTTTAAGATTGGAGCAATGGTTTCACACGTACCAATCTATCCGTACTCATCGCACCCGGAAGATATTCTGCTTGCTGAAACATCGATGCGTCAGCGTTACTTCTTCCCGGACGTCCAAGTCCGTGGTTATTATCCGTCTTACGCATTGAATGAGTTCAAGCGGGAAGGGTATAATATTCCGATTTTAGACGGTGATTCGGAAATCTTACGCAACGGAACTGTTGACTATCTCGGATTCAGTTACTACATGTCGACGACCGTCAAACATGATGCTGTCGTCAATAACACGGGTAACATCGTCAACGGTGGTCTCGCAAACGGTGTTGAGAATCCATACATCCAGTCGAGTGACTGGGGCTGGGCGATTGATCCGGTCGGTCTTCGTTACGCGATGAACCGTCTGTATGACCGGTACCAGATTCCGTTGTTCATCGTCGAGAATGGTTTTGGTGCGATTGATACAATCGAGGATGGTCAGATTCATGATACGGCGCGAATTGATTACTTGCGTGCACACATCGAAGCGTTCAAAACAGCCGTCCTTGAAGATGGCGTTGAGCTAATCGGGTATACGCCGTGGGGCGTCATTGATATAGTCTCCTTTACGACAGGGGAGATGAAAAAACGCTACGGTATGATTTACGTCGATCGAGATAACGAAGGGAACGGAACGATGGAACGAATGAAAAAGGATTCGTTTGACTGGTATCGTCACGTTATTGAGACGAATGGTGCTGCGTTACACGGTTCAGAGACAGCAAAATGA
- a CDS encoding GntR family transcriptional regulator — protein sequence MLKYQQTADEIEQYIEQHELKQGDKLPILEELIRQFAVSKTTMTKSLELLERKGIIFQVRGSGIFVRKTNRAGYIRLFSTQGFKQNLVDHTIESSVLALDQLAATESIAKNLGIDSGETVYYVKRIRYIDGKILCLEESYYRQSIVPYLNREIVEQSIFEYLETALQLNIGFSDMYMHVGKLNAISAAHLELQEGDPGLTIETVFHLTNGRPFDYSVITYHYEHSQFVVQANGLFL from the coding sequence ATGCTGAAATATCAACAGACTGCTGATGAAATCGAGCAATACATAGAACAACATGAGTTAAAGCAAGGCGATAAACTCCCCATTCTCGAAGAATTAATTCGCCAGTTCGCTGTCAGTAAGACGACGATGACAAAATCACTCGAATTACTCGAACGAAAAGGGATCATCTTTCAAGTCAGAGGAAGCGGCATTTTTGTCCGGAAGACGAACCGCGCTGGCTACATTCGTCTGTTTTCTACACAAGGCTTTAAGCAGAACCTTGTCGACCATACGATTGAATCGTCCGTACTAGCACTCGATCAACTCGCTGCAACGGAGAGCATCGCCAAAAATCTTGGTATCGATTCGGGTGAGACGGTATATTACGTCAAGCGGATTCGCTATATCGACGGCAAGATCCTGTGCCTTGAGGAATCCTATTATCGCCAATCGATCGTCCCGTATTTAAATCGCGAAATCGTCGAGCAGTCGATTTTCGAATACTTAGAGACGGCATTGCAATTGAACATCGGATTTTCTGATATGTACATGCATGTAGGAAAACTCAACGCTATATCTGCAGCACACCTCGAACTTCAAGAAGGTGATCCTGGATTAACAATCGAGACGGTTTTTCACTTAACGAATGGTCGTCCGTTCGACTATTCCGTCATTACGTATCATTACGAACACTCGCAGTTTGTCGTCCAAGCAAACGGATTATTCCTTTAA